The Gossypium hirsutum isolate 1008001.06 chromosome D06, Gossypium_hirsutum_v2.1, whole genome shotgun sequence genome contains the following window.
ACAGAATCTTCCAAACGTTACGAATTTACTCGCTACGGTTTTGATCTTCCTTATTGTTATCTACTTCCAAGGTTTCCGTGTTGTTTTGCCTGTAAGATCAAAGAATGCTCGAGGACAGCAAGGGTCGTATCCCATTAAGCTATTCTACACCTCCAACATGCCCATCATCCTTCAATCTGCACTCGTTTCAAATCTTTATTTCATCTCCCAGGTaccctttttatatatttacactACATGAATAGCAAATATTAAAAAGGCTTCGTTCTAAACATTGTTTATTTTTACGTAGTTGCTGTACCGGAAGTACAGTGGTAACTTCTTTGTGAACCTGTTGGGCAAGTGGAAAGAATCCGAATATTCAGGTGGTCAGTTTATTCCCGTTGGTGGTCTAGCTTACTATGTTACTGCCCCTGCAAGGTTAGAATCGGTTCCATTTATCTTTGGTTGTGAAACTAtcttttttgggttaatttctcTTCAAATATGTTGATGCCTGGTTTTGTCTGATTATTACTACAGCTTGGCAGATATGGCAGCAAATCCCTTCCATGCTCTGTTTTATCTAGTGTTCATGCTTTCTGCCTGTGCCTTGTTTTCGAAAACTTGGATTGAAGTTTCCGGTTCTTCAGCCAGGGATGTTGCTAAGCAGCTCAAGGTAAACCTTTTATGATGAACCTTGTTTACTCATCTACCGGTTCTGTTAGTTGTCCCATTTCCAGTCGATGATTCCTTTAATCGTGTTTGTTCCATCCATGAAGTGGAAATTTTGTGAATCCCTTAAGTAGGGGTGTGGGATCAGTCGGATCGGTGCAAAAAAGTCAAAAACAGACTTGACCGACTTCCCTTTTTCCAGAAACCAATTGTGTTTGGGTTTAAATGTATATATCATATTTAATAGTTATTTTAAGTCAGTTAAAGCGGTTTAGATATTTAAACCCGAGCCGAGTGAACCAATTTTTGGAACCAACTTTTAATTGAAAAAACTGATTTGATTGAGTTTGGTCGTTTTCCACTGATTTTTGCACTGCCCTACCCTGGAGTTCACCAATTTGTCAATGTGTATTTGCTGTTGCCCATTTTAAACCGTTTTGAAATTCATACCCAAACCGAGTACACCAAGTTAACCAATTTTCAATTGAAACTGTCCAAactgaataaaaaaaaaaaccgaaaTTTGGTTCAGTTTGGTCGTTTTCCACTGATTTTTGCACAGCCTTACCCTCAGGCTTCACCAATTTGTCAATGCATATTTGTTTTTGCCGTTTTAAAGGTCTTAGTTTCGTGTTCCGTTTGCAGGAACAACAAATGGTGATGCCAGGACATAGAGATTCAAATCTACAAAAAGAACTAAACCGTTACATACCGACCGCAGCTGCATTTGGCGGAATGTGCATCGGTGCATTAACTGTCTTAGCCGATTTCATGGGAGCAATCGGTTCAGGTACCGGAATATTGCTAGCCGTAACAATCATATATCAGTATTTCGAAACTTTCGAGAAGGAGAGAGCCAGTGAACTTGGCTTTTTCGGTCTCTAAGTTTTGATAAAAGTCGGGTTTAGTGAAAAAAACAAAATGGTAGAGGGGGTGGAGAGCCATGgacaaattttgatttgattaaaaattcaGATACTTGATAGGTAGGTTCCACCTTTGGTTAAACATGCTTTGGATAGAAGAAAATGAGGTCTTTAATTGTAATCTCTGATGTTGTTTTAAGCTTTTTTAGCCCTTTAATTTacttcctttaaaaaaaaaaactgaacttGTAGATTTGTCCTTTTCAGAATACAAACTCCATCGAATCCTAACTTTTTTTCCTTGGAAAAAGGATTGGTTTTTTAGGTTATTCTATATTGGGTTAATTATATTTTGGGCCTTCATGTTGGGTTTTTAGTTTCCGCACTTGATAAtatcttgattttttattttaatattaaaatataagtttttgggggttttttttttttttacaaaacaacctttgttttatgattttttatattatttgataaagtTTGTGTTATcgtgtttagaaaaaaaaaagttagttttctaattaagtaaaaatattaatgactcatatattttcttctgaaattttatgtatatataaatatttgtaaaatatacataaataatgTTTTGTTGGGTTGGTTTGGTTTGGGTTAAGTTTTTCTTGATTTTCAAATTATTCATGTAATTCGATTCGGTTTAGATgtccatttttttatattattttgtcttATTTTAATGAAGTAAACTTTGTTTTATATTGGATATTATTTAATGaagtttgaaatatatattttttcatgtaaatacataaaaaagaaaagatagtttgtgtaagtaaatgaaaaataattaacaactcttattttttgaaaattcattttatatatgattttaaagcTGTTTTCACTATCttaatataaaatgtttattttacattataaattgattaaatttaaatatatgttaaataaaaataaaattcattctgTTCGGCACCTTAATACTGATTGATTTttgatttcttgatttttctaaatCAACCCAACATTATAcggtttgaaatttgaaattaaaacatAGAAAACAGGATAAAAGTAGTATTAAGGAAGTTTTTATATTTGGGTGTAGATTGTATTTCGGCGAATTAGTTCTTATACATTTTGAAACGTGCAAATTAGTagaatattaatttaaatggcataaaatataattaaaatatcagttttatttttttttaaaaatcataattctaaaaaattttaaaaataaatcttaaaattaaatataaattattgaaaatgacgttgaaacatttttttacaattataaataaaaaatttctaagaatttaaaatttatatgtaaaaaaatctttaaaaaattccaaagtcttaacaaaatttatcaatctAAAAGCCATCATCTTTTTACAAggctttctttattattttgcaaaatcccttaaaaaaaagggggggttTACCATGCTTGATTGAAGCTATAAATACTTGAttgaagcaaagaaaaaaaaatcattgactaaaaattttgattattgaCTTTCGAATTTCTCATGCTTTCATTATTGTTCAGTTTCATCTTCATCATCCACGCTTCCAATTAAAACGTATATAAAAATTTGTTCAATGCGTACCTTTTTTCTATTTTACAAAATGTTCATTTTCGCATCTCCTATACTTTTGTATATCTTAATGATGTATAATaactattataaaattttgattactcGTTTTCGCATCCCATTAGCTATTAAAAACTTTTTCATTCAAAGATCTTATTGTTTAATACATTAAGAAGCTTTAATATTAAGTTATAGGGTTCaacaatttttgggttttgattttttaatataaatttctaAATTCTAAATAAGGTCTTCATTGGTTtcgaaattttagaaaataatgttttaaatttatgagaataaataaaagataaaaaaaaaaagaaaacaatgttttaaatttatgggaataaataaaagattcaaaaggtaaaattttaatttaaaataaatcccTAAAGTTATCAACAcgatattttaatcattttaatatttttagaattattgttaagaaatttaaaaaaatcaaaacgaTATTTTAACTATAGTTCAAAGACCAAATTAGTACTTAACCATTTAAACTAACGTTTTAGATCATCATTTAACGGATAAAATTTAACAAAGGGGCTAATATACACGTTCTAAAATATATAAGagttaatttactcatttttctgTAGAATAATAGAAACACGGACCAAATATAATCCACCCCTAAATACAACGACCTCCCTAATATTTTTACCTAGAAAAcatgaataataattcaaatgagTAATTCATATATGAAGAAAATAGACTTCGGCATTTTAGTAATGCAATAAAATAGGTCTGAACAAATTTAAAAGATAAGTCGAgcttgtattttaatatttaaaacttgaGCTCGACCAGGAACGATTTGTTCTAAAGTTTtatgatatattaaaatttttatttattttatatattatgtaatttatataatataaaaaatagatatattatattataatgtaaatattaaaaaaaacattttaagttatttatatttagaaatttaataaaaaataattattaaatattaaataataatattaatattaatatttaataaataataatataaggtaCCTAAATAAGTTTAGATTAGTTATTTACAAATATAGACTAGCTTaagtaaaaatcaaaatttatatttcggGTTGAGTCGGACTTTCAcaactatataaaatattaatatcatacataaGCCCGACCTAAACTCGACCATGAATACTAgatacatattttaaatatttatatagtatttatattatatttttatattaatgttgTATTTTAGTTTAGATCTCCTATTAGATTCTACTGTTAGAGCTTGTGCTCAAGAATGCTTTCCGATCAAGATAGTCAATCCCGTATCTATAAACATACCGTTTTATCTTAGTATTGGTAATTACCAGTACCAATATATTTCGGTGTACCGATTTGAGTTTATcgatgtttttaaatatttttcatgtaTATGTAGtctaaattttagtttattaataaaatatatattattttggtcaaaaattaaattatatattatatatacatgcaaatatatctcaattacatccttataaatatatttatttgtaaataTAAGTTTTATAAATCTTAATTAggttcaataatttaatttaataattattaattttaaatgtagttgtagaaaaaaaaatatggttaacataaaaaatttacaagttggtttaaaatatcaaaattttgtaaAGTTGGTATTGACTAAAATACACCGGAATGGTCGAAATTCATCGAAACATAGACTACTTGATACGGGTTTAAGACCGGAATGGTGCGTACCGAttataacaccccctaaccccaaaccgtcgccgaaacagggttacgaggcattacaggaCATATCAAGATAGTtacaataattcttaaataaataacaaacatattaagataaaatcataaattcatataaaattttatctaattgacttcattcattttttttttaaatttcagccgcacttctacttatttttacataaaaccccctgcaattaaaaaccatatcattttcaaatataatcaAATCAACCGATTCATGTCacattttcattttctattttaaataccttctaatcaactcaatcaacaatgtactaattaaataaaaatagataaacttcTGTCattataattcataaacttataaTACTAACAGTTCTTaccatttatattaaaacataataacatttatacacattctatgtacatgccacattaccaaaagaaaatatacatcaccaaagttATGCTGAAGTCGGGTTtgatctggatgctgaaccggaACCTTTGATTTCTATCAACCTGCgtacggaaacaaccgtacgctgagtatttcatactcagtggtattaccataattcaaattataatattaataaacacGTAATACATAAAATCatatatacaaatttaaatttaaattccatatttcaACACTAGCGATTCATCAATCGATATCATACATTCACAATTTGAAATTGGACATATCATGAACCTTAGattcatttctcaatctcatatcatGTTTCgattcacaattcaactttttcatttcatttcaatagctcgtTTGATCAACTCGTTCAgtttatcatttcatcatttaccctattaacaaaactcggactttggcggatacacggatccaaccaaacacaccagaatggcacccaatgcctcatcggatagttcgaagcaatagttgacacccagtgtctcatcggcaaagccGAAGAACGTTGGTatccagtacctcatcgaatctatccgaagaaatatagtgacacccagtgtctcatcgactcgaggtcgaagtatccctgaactcttccaatcctatggcatgccaactatatccgactcagcccgactagttaatagggtatttaaatcacatataacctcaattcaatcacaatttctcacattttcaattccatcatttttccacctttcaatcaataattaatcCACAATTCAGACATTTTCACAACTCAtacatttccattcaatttaatatcagtcacaattcgattcaaattcatttcccgctttcaatcaacaaacaattcaaatattaatttatatcaactgttcaatttaattcccactcattttaataataataataataacaatacttaCCTCATATTTCATTTACCAAACACATaaattaacatttaacatttagtaataaataacttgaattatagtaatacaaaccgtaaatctcccgttttagtcctcgatagctttctcctttccttttgatgCCGATGCCTCGAGTTCTTTGTTagctacaaaaataataataaattacactattaattacagcactaattaataataataattgaatttttatccaatttataccctaattccaatttaatcctaactaagttTACTTACTGTCCTAtttcaattcacactctatttctattcaaatttcatccaaactcaaatttaactattaaaatttcagcatattttcctaatttcgaattccccccaatttagtccctaaaacataaaacttatagtttcttttacaatCGAATCCCTTTATCaaatctaacttaaaattcattcaattaaatccctaattcaacaatttattcaacatgaaccatgcttaaaaacctataaacttccaaaacctcaacttaaattcatcaaaactctactctaaagcttctaaaacatcaaaattaaaagaaaagggcttaattgacttaccaatcaaagctttaaaccttaaacctttagtttttcctttttcttttctttctttctttctcccctgtttctttcttttcttttgctttgtttttttatttccttttatttcatttactttatattatattaatataatttattaataaccatttaattaatgaatatcttttaattatattttattacatttgtacaactttattaccctatttcttttatatttaattaattaatatttataaaatatctattttaataacaaatataattaatacatttgtaaCATATCATAACCTTACATTTGTCTTAATCTAACtgcttcataaaaaaaatattttaatataataatttaattaataaatatcttttacaagtattttatcatatccatacaattggcatattttggtttatttaataattataatagtaataataatataataatataataatgtttaataattatactaattatatacatataatatttatatataacttaaattttaatgCATATATGCCACATTTCAtataaatggcttaatttccattttagccctttttactttcttttaatctataa
Protein-coding sequences here:
- the LOC121218683 gene encoding protein transport protein Sec61 subunit alpha isoform X1 — encoded protein: MGGGFRVLHLVRPFLSFLPEVQSADRKIPFREKVIYTVISLFIFLVCSQLPLYGIHSTTGADPFYWMRVILASNRGTVMELGITPIVTSGLVMQLLAGSKIIEVDNSVREDRALLNGAQKLLGILIAVGEAVAYVLSGMYGSVGQLGVGNAILIIIQLCFAGIIVICLDELLQKGYGLGSGISLFIATNICENIIWKAFSPTTINSGRGAEFEGAVIAMFHLLITRTDKVRALREAFYRQNLPNVTNLLATVLIFLIVIYFQGFRVVLPVRSKNARGQQGSYPIKLFYTSNMPIILQSALVSNLYFISQLLYRKYSGNFFVNLLGKWKESEYSGGQFIPVGGLAYYVTAPASLADMAANPFHALFYLVFMLSACALFSKTWIEVSGSSARDVAKQLKEQQMVMPGHRDSNLQKELNRYIPTAAAFGGMCIGALTVLADFMGAIGSGTGILLAVTIIYQYFETFEKERASELGFFGL
- the LOC121218683 gene encoding protein transport protein Sec61 subunit alpha isoform X2, which codes for MRVILASNRGTVMELGITPIVTSGLVMQLLAGSKIIEVDNSVREDRALLNGAQKLLGILIAVGEAVAYVLSGMYGSVGQLGVGNAILIIIQLCFAGIIVICLDELLQKGYGLGSGISLFIATNICENIIWKAFSPTTINSGRGAEFEGAVIAMFHLLITRTDKVRALREAFYRQNLPNVTNLLATVLIFLIVIYFQGFRVVLPVRSKNARGQQGSYPIKLFYTSNMPIILQSALVSNLYFISQLLYRKYSGNFFVNLLGKWKESEYSGGQFIPVGGLAYYVTAPASLADMAANPFHALFYLVFMLSACALFSKTWIEVSGSSARDVAKQLKEQQMVMPGHRDSNLQKELNRYIPTAAAFGGMCIGALTVLADFMGAIGSGTGILLAVTIIYQYFETFEKERASELGFFGL